The DNA window atgTTTCAAATCATCACATATGAACCAATGAAGAAATCATCTAATATTAATATGTCAGCATTTCATAGATTGTATACTGTGACCTTTATTCAGCGGATATCTTCTTAACCTCTGCCGTTATCTTGAATCGTTGACTTTATGACAATTTGGCAATATATCATTATGTTATGAATTTTCCAATGTTATCGATTTGAAAGACGATGATCATGGAAGAAACAACCAGATATGAATTGAAATTGATTTCATTAACATAAACCTGCATGAACATCCAATTTTTAAACAGAGGTACAACTCAATATAGCTAAACATAAAACCGTGTGTGGTTTACATTAATTTggaatctatatatatatttgtgcgGGATAATGCATTGTTTTTTAGAAAGTAAAACGTAAAAGGATTGTTTTTCGCGTAATTATTTATCAAACAGAGTTTGCCTGGcctttatattaaaacaattcttaTCTTTCTGTTCCACTTAGATAGTGTCAATTAATTCTATGTACATATACCTTATAGTGTCAATAGCTTATAATATATCATGGATAACGCAAAAGTATTTTTCTTCTCTGTATTGGTTGCATGCAGTGGTTCTAACGTTCTTGGACTTAATTCTGAGGGGACCCACGAGCGTTACGATGAACGGCTAAGACAACAGGGGGAGGAAATCCAAGTCTTAAAACAACAAGTTGCACTTTTGGCGGAAACTGTAGAAAAATGTGGATGCCATTCATCTTCCAAGGAAGACGAGAAcagtatttttttataaaacatttaaagatagaattctTCTATCAATAATTTTCTATAGAGAATTAATTCGTATTGATAAAAGATAAGCAGTTGTCAtcatattttaatgtttcaaaatttttaaatgggTCACTTTTCAGCTGTTTCATATTTTCAGGGGGGAAACGTTTACTTAGCCTTCCAACTGCACATCCTTCTCCACAGCAAGTTGCTTTCTATGCTTACCTAACCCAAAATATACCAAACCTTGGACATCACCATCCAATAGTGTTCAACCATATCCACATTAATGAAGGAAACGCCTACTCTTCGGTGGACGGTGAATTCATTGCCCCTGTACCAGGTCTCTACGTATTTTCCTGGACATTAAGTAGTCCGGACCGTAAATGTATGGAGAGCCAACTAATGAAAAACCAGGAAGTGTTTGGTCACCTGATCGCCGACGCGTGTAACCACGACGACTACGCAATCTCTTCAGGAACCGCCGTCACCCGCCTCAATACCGGGGACAAGGTGTTTGTTCGGACAGGCTCCGTACACTCACCCACACTCTACGGAGGCGGAGGCCTTTCTACCCCGTCGTTCACTGGATTTTTGCttcattaaattataaatactgCTTAATCTTTCCTTAAACTGTCTGATTTACTCTCGGTATGGATTTCTAACATTTTGGCTgaatttgaaaatcaaacatCTGTATTTGTGACTCTGCAGTTTTGGTCAAATCCCAGATAAACTAAATTTTGATATGGTAAATAAATATAGTTTTTCTTGTTATAATAACCTTCTCATTTAATTGTCAAGAATCTGTATCTCGTTATAATACCCGCAGACACGAAATATTGCTGACTACAATTAATTTACTGCAGACTAAGGATACAGCAAGTTGTATCCTTTTATCGAAAGTTTTTGATGGTGCTTTCGCGTCTGTTATATGGAATGTAGATTCTACggaaaatattacaataaaagatagctttcaattttataatgaaTAACTACAAATTCTTgttctaaatttattttcaattgttcTAAATTATTTTAGTAGTAACAACATTTTTGATATCCTAGAAAATCCTCTCAAAACGTAATAAAAAACACACGATCGTTTAAAAGATACGCCATATCTTAAAAACTTGGAGAACAATCCTGAAATAAGCAAAGACAATAAACGACTACTGAAGATAAAGGCTTTGTTGGGTAGCAATGATCAACATTTATCGAATGACTTCTCATGTAATTCATATTTTATCTCAAGCGCTAAAGCATCGATATAATATCCATATTTAACTTAAGAAATGCcgtaagatatacatgtaacattgcacaaaaaacctaattaattaattaaattcaaGCAAACCAGAGTATATGcgtctttaaatattattattaacgttaattgaactttttttacattgaatacGCGTGCTGTGATAAGAACTATTCTAAATCTTCATCGTTACAGTTAAATAACATTTCTCCGTTTTCAAAAACTCGATGACAAAACATTGTCAAGAATAATGATTAACAAAAGCTATTTTCGACCGAGGCACCAATAAACATTTAACGTAGCACTTACTTCAGATAACATGTAAGTACTGATTGTTTTTAAGTTAATCACTGTCGAAAATGTTGTGTTTTTGGTGTCCTGTGAAAATAAACACGGTGTAAGATAAATCCTGACTAATACTTAGTTGTGGGGATTTGGCGAAGTAGTTAAACAGAAGGTATATGTATTGTCGACAGAAGGTCAAAAAACCTAAATAAATTACCTGTAAACATTTACCGTAGCACTTATTTCAGACTTGACGTAATAACTGTTTGTTCCTTCTATCAtaaataaaagttgtttttcaGTATATTCAAAAAACGAATACGGTGAGAGATAATTCCTGACTAACACTTAATAGTTGTGGGGATTTGGTGAAGTGAGTGAAGTCCGGGGCGGTTGATTTACAGGAGCACTGGGATTAATACAAACATATCTAACACGTTATGTTCTACTGGaccaatttaaatgataattaaggtcttccgtttccaacttgttttcgttctgtttctttttcttccctatttttcctttttttttcaacaaatattgtgcacacaatttctcaaaaacgactCAATCGATTTTCATTAAACTTTCAGATTTGATAGATATTGATCTAAGCTTTatacgtattttttttattttgatgatgtcatatccgtttttgagatattgacgttttagcgatttttagagggtcggtTTGTCCTGAAATCTCCTCCTTAACGATTAAAGATATTGAGTTtcaactttcagggattgtagttGAAAGATAGTAGATGTGTCTTTAGGCATTCATTTTTGTCTGAGTCAAAAGGCgctgaagctcgcctggacccgaaaattgagattaaaCAAACGTCGTtaatttttctggttttctttgtttatctcttttttttgaaaaatattttgttaagacatgtaatgtaaacaggtttatatttacaagacctttcatttgatatcaagaaaaaggggtggcccctcaaattagcgGACCAAATGGCTCTAAAGTCCTTCatttgtagccctttactgagggatattttgtgaaacattatagaagcaaatatgtttatcttacagttatgcaTCCAAacaatgtattgattttatcacgtgttacgtaattagggctGTTAGGAACCTaaaatccaaaattttgatcacccatatctcagaaaggaaaaatattttgaaatgctgTATAGatgaaaagatgctcaaaatgatgtactaaatgaTATGCAGTCTTCAAAATTTGCTGAACGGCCTCTATAAGGAGAAAAGGGAtgggcccctaaaacgttctgtcccatatatctcaagagcggtaacgaatttctaaacacttgttgaacagaatgtgtttaaaattatatgaccttttatttgatattaagaaaaagggactgaccTCTAAAATTAGCGGACTAGAagttctaaagtctttaatttgtagcatattttgtgaaagttataaaagaaatatttggtATAATACGTTTTTATATACtaacaatgtaatgattttctcatgcatTTACCTAATAAGGGTTTTTAGAGTTTTAAGGGGCTAGAGGTAataaagtttaatcttttctatctgattggaagaaatgcaagtattttaaaaagcaaagtaagagaacttataaaaaagcGATATAGAAGAGCACTAGTACTTCACTCCACTTTTCCAAATCATGTTttgttatcaaaaatcaaagtcGTTGATGTCACATCACCTTCTAataatcggacggaagacctcctcgttgctcgcaacgagatcgtgtctagatCAACATATATTTTGAATGGACACCAGCAAAAACTGAGTATACTTCTATACAAAGAATTCTGTGAACACACAAGTATTTTCAAACATACAATGAATCATGTCaaacaataaaagtaaaatgaacaagtgtcagatttttttattggaagGGAAATGGGCGTTGTTATGACTTAATAACTGCAACGCACGGTTTCAATTATGTACTGTCAACACACCCACCACCCCtccttgaaaaaaatataaacctgTTAATTCCTGAAAACATGCATTGTCTCTAAAATAATGTAAACGGAGTTTTACCCAAAGTGTATGAAACTGCAAAACATCATTAAGTGTTGTTTTACGATCTAAACTTTTCTGTTCATTCATTTTAATCTTAAACAGTTGTACAGCCAAACAAGAGGAACAAATAACAAATACAtctatgtatttaaaaaaatctaatccATCAATTATAACCACCagacaccaaattttatttcacatgGTTGTAAACGAAACCAGataacatacatacatgtagtatatttcaaaatttatattatatgaattatCTTTTTACTGAAGACACGTATACtataattcttttctttttgctGTTGTTCTAGTTGTGTGTTGCTATTTCATGTAAGAACTATAGACACGTTCGTACCTCTAAGCAACtcaatcatgtttttaaataactAGTTTCATTTAAGCAATGATATGTAGAattattatattgatattttaaaaataaaaaatacgcAGGTATACACTAATAGTGTCATTCTAACCTCTAAACCGACTATTTGTGAATGGCCTTGTGGGGTAATGTTTAAAAACGTTGGCAGATGTAAGAGATATcgcttaattaaaaaaaacctaattgccattttgaaacaatgaatGTCCACGATTAAATACCTTTAAAAGACATTGGAAATACACAACAGCAATGAATTCGAAGGTCGATTGCTGAGATTACCACCAAATTTATCActgttcataactatatttTGGTTCTTTCTTTTCTAAAACGAACAAAATTCTGATAAAGGAAATACATATGTACTTGTAGTAATTTTGAACTGATTTGTCAAATCCTTATAATTATTGCTTTGGAGAAATTTTAGAGATTCAGTAGGACATTTCGAAAGCTTGTATTTTATAAACGTTCATAACTCCATATAGGGACAATTATATATTGCCATGTTGTTtgtgtgtgtttatatatatatatatatatatatatatatatatatatatatatatatatatatatatatatatatatatatatataatgcaagTATATGTGCGTACTTTATAACGCAATATCTTATTTTCTGAAAATGCTTTAAAACATCACCTGGACATTTAAATTCAGTTGAAGTCCAAAGATAACAGACACCAATAAATACTTGGATCTAAATTTTAAGGTTGCGTTTTAAATTCTTCGAAATTTCTGCAGGTATATATAACTACTACAGAACTTCCTTATTCAAAAGCTGAGTTTCAAGATATCACTCGAAATGGCGACAGCAAGAAAAGACAAACTATCCTATGATAAGAAGATGAACTTTTATCAGCTAGATATATTTTATCTCGAGAAAGAAGAATCTGTACATGAATTTTTAAACAGGCTTCCAAGTACAATAGTaataaaagacaaaataaaGACTAAAGAAGGTAAGAATCTAAATTAGTACTCTATTAATGGAGGGTTTTTTCCTAAAAAGTTGACTCGATCTAAACTACAAATGCAGATGTTAGGAATAGATTCGATGAATTGAAATCATtcttcaataatttttaaatcagcTTATTATTAAATGTTTGGAAATGTTAAACTTTAACCTGATTACTCTTATTTATTCTGATTAAACTTATTTATATGATtagaaatataacaaattaatttgaaatcaaaGTTCATTTACATTAGTCCACTttcattttaaggaaaattccCAAAATATTCTAAATATACGAGGGACTGCTCTTGGACCATTGCCACATCAATGGATGACGCATTCTTGGCAACAATTTATAATCATTGGTTGGCCTTTAAGCCACCCATAGAACAAATGTCTTGGCTGCAGATAATGCCCCTTGAAACTCATACCTTACAAACTTCAAAAACTGATTCACTTGAAACTGGCGAACACACTTGCAAAGTTTTGGGAGGAAGTATGATTTCTCCCATTGAATTTCTTAACCATTGGGAAGCTGATGCAAATGTGAAAGTTCAGGAAGAATTGTCATTGTTGGTCTTAACAATATCTGACATTGCAATCGAGATCAAGTTATCACATGATCTTATACACAAACACGTCATTGTGTACTTAGAGGGCAACGAGacgattttgtttttaaacataaaatgcaGTCCAATACTTTCAAAACTTATTAGAAAGAAAAAAGTTAGAATTCCAGGTAGTGAATCTGGAATCCCCCACTTTGGTTTAATGACATGTTTTTGCCTATGTCTTGAAAACAAGAGTCCACTAATATGTGATCTACAGTGGTGTCTTCGTAGGGCTCATTTCTGCCTTGTTCATACTCAAATGAATATCAGAGTTGCGTTGAAAAATAAGGATCCTGAAATTCATGAGTTTGACTCTGTTTACACATGGAAATGTCTCTGCTCGTTAGGTTATAAGGTTCTCGACCATTTGAACTCGGATGTTGTGgaaaaaattaccaaatgcACGTCTTTGGACGTATTTGCAAAAATGACAGAAAGAGTTAGTGAAAAaccattttttcatttcatgGAGGAAATGCAAGAAGCAGTTCTACTAACACAAAATTGTGAGTTTTCTAATGAAATTCCAAAGAACTACACAAGTGTTCGAATGGCTGTACTTTCTCCGTCCAGATTCATTTTACTGCCAAATAAACCCGTGCATCTGACTAGAATATTACGCCTATACAACAACGATTATTTCATACTACTCGATTATCGAGACGATGACTTTGACAAAGTTTGCGGGATACACCCATATGGATCAGTGAAAATGGTACAGGATATGAagagattttttataaatggTTTTGAAATTCACGACCGTCACTACGATTTTCTGGGGTGTTCAAACAGCGAACTCCGAAATCacagtttttggttttttagtTCGTACGATGGAATCACCGCTGAATTCATCAGACAAAACTGCGGTGATTTATCCATGGAACGATGTGTGGCATCTTATGTGTCAAAAATCGGGCTGTGCTTTTCTCCGTCTTTGTCCACGCTTACCATGGAAGAACATCAAGAAGTTCGCTTTGAAGAAGATGTCAGAAGAAACGGCTTGTGCTTTACAGACGGCATAGGGAAAATTTCAAGAAGACTTGCAGCaaaggtaattttttttggttttatctGACATACAAATATCACATACTTTTTAATCTTTATGAATTTTTACGTTTATTTCATGAATGAAATACACATTTTAGGTTGCCAAAAAGATGAATTTAAATACAGTCCCCTCGGTTTTTCAAATATGCTACGGTGGATGTAAAGGAATGGTTGCTCTGGATCCATCACTGGGAGAGAATAGAGAGATACTTGTTATACGACACAGCATGAAGAAATTCGAATCAAGCTCCAAATGTTTAGAAGTACTGCAGGTTTCTCGTCCAGGTAAATTTTCAGCTAGgcgagggttcagcaagcctggccctctgtcacgttttcttaacccgcctaaatacaCTGTATAGCTTAATTCACATATTTCAAGATAGTAACCATGAATTTTGTATAATGACCCTTAATAaatgatgttaaatatttatttattacttaaatatgtctggatgttttaataatactataaagatcaccatttccgcctttatcaaataaaaaatagccattagttgacaaatctgggaaattgatcatacaaaaaacaactttaataagacccctggaacaaaccaggaggtaaaaggttttttttatttgaccatttgatgccttttagcaataactttaatatgtagaacagaaaaacaaatccctagggcagaagtttaaaaaaaatataaaaaatgtgcaaaattgatacatttcaagcgaaatcccatagggtcctatgttaaaaattaacaaactttgagatgaccccttaaacaaacggtgtggtaaatgtcttagttttttatcttaaaataataattatatcagtagaaattcatgtaaaaattttcattcaaaaatctaggacagaacaaattagacccggtcTCGTTAATTtcaactatctttcaccttatttttaaaactctttataaaactttaattttacgggaaaaaatgcataatacgcACAATGTCCTTTGACAAaatttgtccgtccgtctgtaaactttttacattttaaaagtcATATGAAACGAaatcctgaccatattgagttataatacgtgaatgagttcataagtgactatttaataagactgacattgttttttgaatattttatgcaaaatgtgagcgctacagtcgatcaaaatcacttgatcgggaaaaggaacattgacttacgcggcttacctcccttgcttatgacgtcagtaagacccaatagccttataaagctatgttgtgaatacaaatatccatgtcattttgcagcatttttaaagaaaaaaatactattttatataaaaacgtgtataattatacaataatcaaccacgtcaGTATTTCTTCTCTCAAGGaatgaaatcgtgtgcgtttATATTTAGCGTGTACatattcagtttcgagactgcacggagaatgaatgattttcttcatagatccacatgcaagtataatatgattttaatataagcatgtatatatgttttatttcgatgtttttaattcaaaataactgatcgtttttttcccatttgcacgtgattttttttctaaacaacttaTAGGCCTCGTGgtgcctcattcgcttcacgattatattgATTGTTTCGCTTTCAAAatcacaaatatgttaccatttaattatttttagtctaagaaaaatttcttcaaaagttttgattttgaaacatgtacattgtatgtgcggtgttttgattttacaacgtGAATATAtgcggtgtttactcacagatccctTCTATCTCAGTTTTTTCcgcaattttttctttgttttttttttatcattattgatgcttgttcttaataaaatctgttgataatcttcacattcgttcacaactatttttattaaacaaccgatttattttaccgatacatttctaaatccttaaatgccatatttccgcgatcttatttaataaaaatttaatacacgtgtacacaaagtattttctaaagatattgttacatgtatatatcaataagtcagaaatttatattatttcaaaataaaatttaagaaaaattttacGGCATTTTACAGCAGCTCTTAAAaacaaactatgtacacaatgcctcaaacattttcattggcctgccttatacttttttatgtgacaaaataaatcaaatcatttaaaatgctttaattccctttaaatgtagctcaatcattatacgtactgaagaagaaaatgatgttaCTTTTTCAAAAGGATAATTCATTAACCAGCTGTTaatgttggagcatttctttcgttaaatttccactgcagtacgggatcttcatcatgattttactttgGTGAGAAGCTGAtatatattagatttattcattaacgaccaattaaaactaagtcat is part of the Crassostrea angulata isolate pt1a10 chromosome 3, ASM2561291v2, whole genome shotgun sequence genome and encodes:
- the LOC128177608 gene encoding complement C1q-like protein 4, with amino-acid sequence MDNAKVFFFSVLVACSGSNVLGLNSEGTHERYDERLRQQGEEIQVLKQQVALLAETVEKCGCHSSSKEDENRGKRLLSLPTAHPSPQQVAFYAYLTQNIPNLGHHHPIVFNHIHINEGNAYSSVDGEFIAPVPGLYVFSWTLSSPDRKCMESQLMKNQEVFGHLIADACNHDDYAISSGTAVTRLNTGDKVFVRTGSVHSPTLYGGGGLSTPSFTGFLLH